The following coding sequences are from one Lolium rigidum isolate FL_2022 chromosome 6, APGP_CSIRO_Lrig_0.1, whole genome shotgun sequence window:
- the LOC124664131 gene encoding RNA exonuclease 4-like: MRTTCSRNKCAACYREFNRMDHLVEHMRLSHHSAHEPRCGVCGKHCRSLDALRDHLGFGSVLPKAGCASVFKARGCQLCLAVFPASGALRAHRAACQLSSAPTQSQLTRSAVALGCKMVGGGSDGTLDVRARVCLIDEHENILYESFVKPLIPVTHYRYEMTGIRPEHLRDSMAATVKQARKRVEDILLNGEDPWKIRTARGGARILVGHGLDHDLNGLGMDYPAYLKRDTATYPPLMKTSSRLMSNSLKFLTKSCLGYEIQNGGHQHPYDDCVAAMRLYKRMRALRHGLKGEVKGCVGPPAASVAEAFPAWRQRELERMSPEELLRMSKPDYRCWCLDDV, encoded by the coding sequence ATGAGGACGACGTGCAGCCGGAACAAGTGTGCGGCGTGCTACCGCGAATTCAACCGGATGGACCACCTGGTGGAGCACATGCGTCTCTCGCACCATTCGGCGCATGAGCCACGGTGCGGCGTCTGCGGCAAGCACTGCCGCTCCCTCGACGCCCTCCGCGACCACCTCGGATTCGGCAGCGTCCTCCCCAAGGCCGGCTGCGCGAGTGTCTTCAAGGCCCGCGGCTGCCAGCTCTGCCTCGCCGTCTTCCCTGCCTCTGGCGCCCTCcgtgcccaccgcgccgcctgccAGCTCTCCAGCGCTCCGACGCAAAGCCAGCTCACCCGAAGTGCGGTGGCGCTGGGGTGCAAGATGGTGGGTGGCGGCAGCGACGGGACACTGGACGTGCGCGCACGCGTCTGCCTCATCGACGAGCACGAGAACATCCTCTACGAGTCCTTCGTGAAGCCGCTCATCCCAGTGACGCACTACCGGTACGAGATGACGGGGATCCGCCCCGAGCACCTCCGCGACTCCATGGCTGCCACGGTGAAGCAGGCTCGGAAGCGCGTGGAGGACATCCTTCTCAATGGCGAGGATCCGTGGAAGATCCGCACGGCACGCGGCGGCGCGAGAATCCTGGTTGGCCACGGGCTGGACCATGATCTCAACGGGCTGGGCATGGACTACCCGGCGTACCTGAAGCGGGACACGGCGACTTACCCGCCGCTGATGAAGACGAGCAGCAGGCTGATGAGCAACTCGCTCAAGTTCCTCACGAAGAGCTGCCTCGGGTACGAGATACAGAACGGTGGGCACCAGCACCCTTACGACGACTGCGTGGCTGCGATGCGGCTGTACAAGAGGATGCGCGCGCTGAGGCATGGCCTCAAGGGGGAGGTGAAGGGGTGCGTGGGGCCGCCGGCGGCGAGCGTGGCGGAGGCGTTCCCAGCGTGGAGGCAGCGGGAGCTCGAGCGCATGTCACCGGAGGAGCTTCTGAGGATGTCCAAGCCCGACTATCGCTGCTGGTGCTTGGACGACGTCTAG